One part of the Glycine max cultivar Williams 82 chromosome 14, Glycine_max_v4.0, whole genome shotgun sequence genome encodes these proteins:
- the LOC106795805 gene encoding uncharacterized protein → KLAATEFSDYALVWWNKLQKERARNEEPMVDTWTEMKKIMRKRYVPASYSRDLKFKLQKLTQGNKGVEEYFKEMDVLMIQENIEEDEEVTMARFLNGLTNDIRDIVELQEFVEMDDLLHKAIQVEQQLKRKGVAKRSFTNFGSSSWKDKGKKDGAATSSSSTPIPSKTRSKSQEEPSKRSRDVKCFKCQGLGHYAYEFPNKRSMVLRDGEYISESDVEEEEESEYVEEEETPEGDLLMIRRLLGGQLKHEEEIQRENIFHTRCLINGKVCMVIIDGGSCTNLASARLVSKLNLATKPHPRPYKLQWLSKDGEVQVRQQVEVDVSIGKYNDKVLCDVVPMEASHLLLGRPWQFDKRDFQDMFPPNVPNGLPPLRGIKHQIDLIPGASLPNRPAYRSNPQETKEIQRQVDELISKGWVRDSMSPCAVPVILVPKKDGTWRFVVSSKGVQVDEEKVRAIQEWPTPMSVTEVRSFHGLASFYRRFVKDFSTLAAPLNEVLKKNVGFKWGEKQEEAFNVLKQKLTNAPILALPNFQKSFEIECDASNVGIGAMLMQEGHPIAYFSEKLSGPTLNYSTYDKELYALVRALKTWQHYLYPKEFVIHSDHESLKYIKGQGKLNKRHAKWVEFLEQFPYVIKHKKGKGNIVADALSRRHEGFLFKENKLCVPKCSTRNFLVCEAHEGGLMGHFGVQKTLETLQEHFYWPHMKKDVQKFCEHCIVCKKAKSKVKPHGLYTPLPIPEYPWIDLSMDFVLGLPKTSNGRDSIFVVGDRFSKMAHFIPCKKIDDASHVADLFFKEIVRLHGLPRSIVSDRDSKFLSHFWRTLWSKLGTKLLFSTTCHPQTDGQTEVVNRTLGTLLRTILRKNLKTWEACLPHVEFAYNRAVHSTTNCSPFEVVYGFNPLTPLDLLPMPNVSVHMRKERFPEQRKSKLQPRGDGPFQVLERINDNAYVALQKRKATTQVALTPKRPKTVQPTPAIRESVIPSTIPKRIKTRATKANPKFGEKEWTVSFTGNKENFASSSSNSESTDETLISPLQKCPVPIPKQCPPPSHIHLKKFTRSTLQKEPLTKA, encoded by the exons aagcttgccgccacggagttttccgactatgctcttgtgtggtggaacaagctacaaaaggagagagcaagaaatgaagagccaatggttgatacatggacggagatgaaaaagatcatgaggaagcggtatgtgccagctagttactcaagggacttgaaattcaagctccaaaaactaacccaaggcaacaagggggttgaggagtatttcaaggaaatggatgtgctcatgattcaagaaaatattgaagaagatgaggaggtaactatggctcgatttcttaatggtttgactaatgatatccgtgatattgttgagctgcaggagtttgttgaaatggatgatttgcttcacaaagcaatccaagtggagcaacaattaaaaaggaagggagtggctaagaggagttttaccaactttggttcttctagttggaaagacaaaggtaagaaagatggggctgctacttctagcagttccacacctatcccatcaaaaactcgctcaaagtcccaagaggaaccctctaaaaggagtagagatgtgaagtgtttcaagtgccaaggcctaggacactatgcttatgagttccctaacaaaaggtccatggttcttagagatggagaatatataagtgaatccgatgttgaagaggaagaggagagtgagtacgtagaggaagaggagactccggagggagatttgttgatgattaggcggttacttggtggtcaattgaagcatgaggaggagatccaaagagaaaacatctttcacactagatgtttaatcaatggcaaggtgtgcatggtgatcattgatggaggtagttgcaccaatttggctagtgctagattagtgtcaaagctaaatttagctactaaaccacatcctaggccatacaaacttcaatggcttagtaaggatggggaggtgcaagtgaggcagcaagttgaagtggacgtttccattgggaaatacaatgataaggtactttgtgatgttgttcctatggaggccagtcacttacttttggggagaccatggcaatttgataaaaga gattttcaagacatgtttccaccaaatgtgccaaatggactaccacctttgaggggaattaagcatcaaattgatctcattccgggagcttctttgcccaataggccagcctatagaagtaatccacaagaaaccaaagagattcaaagacaagtggatgaactcattagcaaaggttgggtaagagatagtatgagtccttgtgctgtcccagtgattttggtccctaaaaaggatgggacatggc gttttgttgtgagttcaaaaggagtgcaagtggatgaggagaaggttagggctattcaagaatggcctacaCCTATGTCTGTGACCGAGGTGAGGAGTTTTCATGGCttagcaagtttttatagacgatttgtgaaggattttagcacattggcagcacctctcaatgaagtgctcaagaaaaatgttggtttcaaatggggagagaaacaagaagaagctttcaatgttcttaagcaaaagctaactaatgcccccatacttgcgttgccaaactttcaaaaatcttttgaaattgagtgtgatgcttcaaatgttgggattggggctatgttgatgcaagaaggccatccaattgcttattttagtgaaaagttaagtggtcctacccttaactattcaacttatgataaggagttgtatgccttagtacgggctttgaaaacatggcaacactacctttatcccaaggaatttgtcattcatagtgaccatgagtccctcaaatatatcaaggggcaaggcaagcttaacaaaaggcatgcgaaatgggtggaattcctagagcaattcccttatgttatcaaacataaaaagggaaaaggtaatattgtagccgatgctctttctcggcgtc atgaaggctttcttttcaaagaaaacaaattgtgtgtgcctaaatgttctactagaaattttcttgtttgtgaagcacatgaaggaggtttaatggggcattttggggtccaaaagactctagaaacattacaagaacatttttattggcctcatatgaaaaaggatgtgcagaaattttgtgaacattgcattgtatgtaaaaaggcaaagtctaaggtaaagcctcatggattgtatactccattgccaattccggagtatccttggattgatttatccatggattttgttttggggctgccaaaaacaagcaatggtagagattccatttttgtggttggtgataggttttctaaaatggctcattttattccatgtaaaaaaattgatgatgcttcccatgtggctgatttgtttttcaaggagattgtgagacttcatggtttgccaaggagcattgttagtgatagggactctaagttcctaagccatttttggaggactttgtggagcaagttgggcactaaattgttattttcaaccacttgtcacccacaaaccgatgggcaaacggaagttgttaataggactttgggaactttgcttaggacaattttgaggaagaacttaaaaacttgggaagcttgtttaccccatgttgaatttgcttacaatagagctgttcatagcaccactaattgttctccttttgaagttgtttatggttttaacccactaactcctcttgatcttttgcctatgcctaatgtttc ggtgcacatgagaaaagaaaggtttccggaacaaaggaaatcaaagcttcaaccaaggggagatggaccatttcaagtgcttgaaagaatcaatgacaatgcttac GTTGCTCTTCAAAAGCGAAAGGCTACTACCCAAGTTGCTCTTACCCCAAAAAGACCAAAAACAGTCCAACCAACTCCTGCAATTAGAGAATCTGTTATTCCATCCACTATCCCTAAACGTATCAAGACACGAGCTACAAAAGCTAATCCCAAGTTTGGTGAGAAGGAATGGACCGTCTCCTTTACTGGCAACAAGGAGAATTTTGCTTCATCCTCTTCAAACAGTGAGTCCACGGATGAAACTCTCATCTCCCCTCTCCAAAAGTGTCCAGTTCCCATACCTAAACAATGTCCACCTCCATCCCACATTCACCTCAAGAAGTTTACCAGATCAACACTACAAAAGGAACCCTTGACAAAGGCTTAG